One region of Equus caballus isolate H_3958 breed thoroughbred chromosome 23, TB-T2T, whole genome shotgun sequence genomic DNA includes:
- the LOC100055310 gene encoding spermatogenesis-associated protein 31D4 isoform X1 — protein sequence MEFSYWNVLSFLNSPIELCLSICSAFLDTDPNLTFLCGLWLLLLFLCYLVGIPSLSTFWKTKAFQKRKGAAKRRRKGGTSGGWRRYKKETEDIRKLISILKSPSGQHHDTTRFRQLLCPDPSCEVCNSITAEVNRLLFLEDLEDDTLSVSSLASTASVTESSFTLSSAFSEVPPGGLTPAPTPEPSPPPPSILSPNPMTPLAEFHSPSPMGHSMPPESFPSLDSEFPVDHSPPQPLAFPPLPPHGTQTVDPFLQPEATLSVHTFSLDSTLSQDVNLLPNVSQTMDPTDSLTCHHTPPTLSVSPPRDSALTVTQSDSLSTLLKPVLENSSPDSPGGLSTCVPPIKGTDPSSLSVSEFSSWKAHAKDLFPSTLAQCDFKQEFLALHSSGGFLRGDPANNLVEPGNLPFLSPDVLALLERQVQKRTDFLMRGSFPKELRPDYQLNSSEQMLESIADKHDSAFSLPLWNSKGKPKELLVHQQPPYPKASEDHLQQKHVQLFWGLPSMHSESLAPADHVSGDCSSIFIFTTIFNASTAEESPVLSHPLPLSLPEMQPQALPQTLPQSQPLPLSQVQPQAHLQSPLPILPSGPLPETQISGVCFHRPQNESESVISSEIEQLEWNVLQKQEESLWGLPSVVQRSREDFRPSAPSSPYLQASQAHVSTSIFPGEFPLSDELREKLDHHLRKRLIQHRWGLPRRIHESLSLMMPLRDFSEIPESEHNHGHSCVSLNKNLNGGLSHPGSFCERGSEMLQLEKDVGKDQGHSSENGPKADLLSDPESSSDNDLGCDSEKDLTSHMASLSGKNSRASSASLDQKQFKNVLEVQLSKNFEEINEGQLPGTVRSSWHAVKQSLQISVKSHTQITQRSLPPSVGGDYCVNTFQDLSFIDFSARQTLEAHIRSFRMRMLWGLPRRVLESIEIFNLKGAASESLSHSYLLSSANLISEVDSKSGGLEPLRGSSKPVHQGKAGPTSSAPVLDHSHPATSPIGREGQGTFRQSPSGMNQELAEDVQRIKGARQTLLPVTHGVTGKASQRLSPLGNRYPPKLPARQAEARHEPNGKSVSSRDGVETRQGKKTDKSEPSAASREIFRAKELNALQSKTGNVLTTSKPGNSQMMTKVETTGTTERPPPKRPVPQDPQSSGLKELLFAELKFKLEKRNQSQVQGQPTDRSLASESLTYKASLTHAQGVSTGDMRASQVPRTHLEDRGISMEQQQEPWLPKQVLRRGQDKDFPPAAKTASPLGPKAEELGGGDAGLGTSQHRRKSFFTHNKALEETVGNKSSQTPSQKGQPPPESLFRKKMKHVLQWLRPGTKGKSQENSQEKGSPVSSAQSRGPVKRAALTGMTTAQKTMMVPGKFPEEKPGRWHATDVTCLQEPLPSPRKFGKTQRKAEVLARADPIQGHPSNYRAPTCKVTKKPCRQEVVFAGQSDPANIRRIRDEDGHHQKVVAFRNHLLDQWYPSSVPRREHVPHPSPTCRSQASQGPPATLTTAQGTVFRDLSLLCHQKMLLQHFQRGKLPAPK from the exons cgtaaGGGCGcagccaagaggagaaggaaaggtggAACATCGGGAG GTTGGAGACGTTacaagaaggaaacagaggacatAAGGAAGCTGATTTCCATTCTGAAAAG CCCCTCGGGCCAGCATCACGATACCACCCGCTTTCGTCAACTGTTatgtccagacccctcctgtgaggtgtgtaatagcataACTGCGGAggtcaatcggctgctgttcctggaggacctggaagatgatactctctctgtgtcctctttggcttccacagcttctgtgACTGAGTcctcattcactctgtcctctgccttctcagaagtccctccaggaggcCTAACACCAGCCCCTACACCTGAGCCTTCCCCACCACCCCCCTCCATTCTttcacctaacccaatgacacccttagctgagtTTCACTCACCCTCACCAatgggtcactctatgccaccagagtcTTTTCCTTCCTTGGATTCCGAATTCCCAGTggaccattccccaccccaaccccttgcctttccccctctgccaccacatGGCACTCAGACAGTGGATCCttttctccaaccagaggccactttGTCTGTGCATACCTTCTCTCTTGACTCAACCCTTTCCCAAGATGTCAACCTCTTACCAAATGTGTCCCAGACAATGGATCCCACTGATTCATTGActtgtcatcacacaccaccaaCCCTGTCTGTTTCACCACCACGAGACAGtgctttaactgtgactcaatctgaTTCACTTTCCACCTTATTGAAGCCTGTGCtggagaactcatctccagatagccctggtgggttgtctaCTTGTGTCCCACCAATCAAAGGCACTGACCCTTCAAGCCTCTCGGTTTCAGAATTCTCCTCGTGGAAAGCTCATGCCAAAGACTTGTTCCCTTCCACTTTGGCACAATGTGATTTCAAACaagagtttcttgccctccacTCTTCAGGGGGCTTTTTGAGGGGAGACCCTGCCAACAACCTTGTGGAACCTGGTAACCTCCCATTTCTCAGCCCTGATGTCCTGGCACTCTTGGAGAGACAAGTCCAAAAGAGGACTGATTTTCTGATGAGGGGTTCTTTTCCAAAAGAACTTAGGCCAGACTACCAATTAAATTCTTCAGAGCAAATGTTGGAGTCAATTGCTGATAAGcatgactcagcattctccctgcCTTTATGGAACAGCAAAGGGAAACCAAAGGAGCTGCTTGTGCACcagcagcccccatatcctaagGCCTCAGAGGACCATTTACAACAAAAACATGtccagctcttctggggtctcccatctaTGCACAGTGAGTCCTTGGCCCCTGCTGACCATGTCTCAGGTGACTGTTCCTCTATCTTCATTTTCACTACAATATTTAATGCCTCCACAGCTGAAGAATCCCCAGTACTTTCCCATCCTCTACCTTTGTCCTTGCCTGAGATGCAGCCTCAagccttgcctcaaaccctgccccaatcccagcccctacctctcagtCAGGTCCAACCCCAGGCCCACCTTCAGTCCCCACTCCCcatcctaccatctggtcctctacctgAGACCCAGATCTCTGGAGTGTGTTTCCATAGACCCCAGAATGAATCAGAGTCTGTCATCTCATCTGAAATTGAACAACTGGAGTGGAATGTGTTGCAGAAGCAagaggaaagtttgtggggtttaCCCTCCGTGGTCCAAAGATCTAGGGAAGACTTTCGTCCTTCAGCTCCCAGTTCTCCTTACctccaggcctcccaggcccatgttTCAACCTCTATCTTTCCTggagagtttcctctcagtgatgagcttcGGGAGAAACTAGACCAccaccttcgaaagaggctcatccaacaccgctggggcctgccccgcaggatccaTGAGtctctgtcactgatgatgcctctaAGAGATTTTTCAGAGATTCCTGAGTCAGAGCACAATCATGGACACTCATGTGTCTCTCTGAACAAAAATCTAAATGGTGGACTCAGCCATCCTGGAAGCTTCTGTGAGAGGGGCTCAGAAATGCTTCAGCTAGAGAAGGATGTGGGGAAGGATCAGGGACATAGCtcagagaacggcccaaaagctgatctgttgagtgacccagagagctcttcagataatgATCTGGGCtgtgactctgagaaagacctaactAGTCACATGGCgagtctgtcagggaaaaattcaagggcctCAAGTGCgagtctagatcagaaacaatttaaaaatgtcctAGAAGTACAGTTGAGCAAGAACTTTGAGGAAATCAATGAGGGTCAGCTCCCTGGGACTGTGCGTAGTTCATGGCATGCTGTCAAGCAATCACTGCAGATTTCTGTGAAATCCCAcacccaaataacacagaggagtttgccaccATCAGTGGGTGGGGACTACTGCGTGAATACCTTCCAGGACCTTTCCTTCATTGATTTCAGTGCACGACAGACGCTGGAAGCCCATATTAGAAGCTTTCGTatgaggatgctgtggggccttccccgcagggtccttgaatccatagAGATCTTTAATTTGAAAGGTGCAGCATCCGAGTCCTTGTCCCATTCCTACCTTCTCTCCTCAGCCAACCTGATTTCTGAGGTGGACTCCAAATCTGGGGGCCTTGAGCCCCTTAGAGGGAGCTCTAAACCTGTTCATCAAGGCAAAGCAGGACCAACAAGTTCAGCTCCTGTCCTGGATCATTCTCACCCTGCCACCTCACCTATAGGCAGGGAAGGACAGGGGACCTttagacaatcaccctctggtatgaACCAAGAGCTTGCAGAGGATGTTCAGCGAATTAAGGGTGCCAGACAGACTCTTCTGCCTGTCACACACGGCGTCACAGGCAAAGCCAGTCAGAGACTTTCTCCCCTAGGGAACAGATACCCCCCaaagctgcctgcaaggcaagctgagGCCAGACATGAGCCAAACGGGAAGAGTGTGAGTTCCAGGGATGGAGTAGAAACAAGACAGGGCAAAAAGACAGATAAGTCTGAACCTTCAGCTGCATCCAGGGagatattcagggccaaggagctcaatgcTCTTCAGTCAAAAACTGGCAACGtcttgacaaccagcaagccaggaaacTCCCAAATGATGACTAAAGTAGAAACTACCGGGACCACTGAAAGGCCTCCACCAAAAAGACCAGTTCCCCAAGATCCTCAATCATCAGGCCTTAAAGAACTGCTGTTTGCTGAATTAAAGTttaaactagagaagaggaatcagagccaggtccaaggccaacccACTGATAGGTCCcttgcctcagagagcttgacttacaaggcgtcactgactcatgcccaggGTGTCTCCACTGGGGACATGAGAGCTTCCCAGGTACCGCGTACCCATTTGGAGGACAGAGGAATCAGcatggagcagcagcaggagccttGGCTCCCGAAGCAAGTCTTAAGGAGGGGCCAGGATAAGGATTTCCCACCAGCTGCGAAGACAGCGAGCCCTCTGGGCCCCAAGgcagaagagcttggtggaggggatgcagggttggggacatcccaacaTAGAAGGAAGAGCTTCTTTACTCACAACAAGGCATTAGAGGAGACGGTTGGGAACAAGTCTTCCCAGACCCCATCACAGAAGggacagcctcctcctgaaagccTCTTCAGGAAAAAGATGAAGCACGTTTTGCAATGGCTTCGTCCCGGGACAAAAGGCAAAAGCCAAGAAAAttcccaggaaaagggcagccccgTGTCATCGGCGCAGAGCAGGGGCCCAGTTAAGAGAGCTGCCCTTACTGGGATGACCACAGCTCAGAAGACCATGATGGTTCCTGGGAAGTTCCCAGAGGAGAAACCGGGGCGTTGGCATGCAACAGATGTCACCTGCcttcaagagccccttccttccccaaggaagttTGGGAAAACTCAGCGGAAGGCAGAAGTGCTGGCTCGGGCAGATCCCATCCAGGgacatccttccaactacagggctcccacCTGTAAAGTGACAAAAAAGCCCTGCCgccaagaagttgtctttgctggccagagtGATCCTGCAAATATTAGACGGATAAGAGATGAGGACGGACACCACCAGAAAGTTGTGGCCTTTAGGAACCATCTATTAGATCAGTGGTATCCCtcatctgtgccccgcagggaacatgtgccccatccaagcccCACCTGCAGGAGCCAAGCCAGCCAGGGCCCTCCagccactctcaccactgctcAAGGCACGGTGTTCAGAGACCTGTCTCTGCTATGTCACCAGAAAATGCTTCTCCAGCATTTCCAGAGAGGAAAGCTTCCTGCCCCCAAATAA
- the LOC100055310 gene encoding spermatogenesis-associated protein 31D1 isoform X2 yields the protein MTPLAEFHSPSPMGHSMPPESFPSLDSEFPVDHSPPQPLAFPPLPPHGTQTVDPFLQPEATLSVHTFSLDSTLSQDVNLLPNVSQTMDPTDSLTCHHTPPTLSVSPPRDSALTVTQSDSLSTLLKPVLENSSPDSPGGLSTCVPPIKGTDPSSLSVSEFSSWKAHAKDLFPSTLAQCDFKQEFLALHSSGGFLRGDPANNLVEPGNLPFLSPDVLALLERQVQKRTDFLMRGSFPKELRPDYQLNSSEQMLESIADKHDSAFSLPLWNSKGKPKELLVHQQPPYPKASEDHLQQKHVQLFWGLPSMHSESLAPADHVSGDCSSIFIFTTIFNASTAEESPVLSHPLPLSLPEMQPQALPQTLPQSQPLPLSQVQPQAHLQSPLPILPSGPLPETQISGVCFHRPQNESESVISSEIEQLEWNVLQKQEESLWGLPSVVQRSREDFRPSAPSSPYLQASQAHVSTSIFPGEFPLSDELREKLDHHLRKRLIQHRWGLPRRIHESLSLMMPLRDFSEIPESEHNHGHSCVSLNKNLNGGLSHPGSFCERGSEMLQLEKDVGKDQGHSSENGPKADLLSDPESSSDNDLGCDSEKDLTSHMASLSGKNSRASSASLDQKQFKNVLEVQLSKNFEEINEGQLPGTVRSSWHAVKQSLQISVKSHTQITQRSLPPSVGGDYCVNTFQDLSFIDFSARQTLEAHIRSFRMRMLWGLPRRVLESIEIFNLKGAASESLSHSYLLSSANLISEVDSKSGGLEPLRGSSKPVHQGKAGPTSSAPVLDHSHPATSPIGREGQGTFRQSPSGMNQELAEDVQRIKGARQTLLPVTHGVTGKASQRLSPLGNRYPPKLPARQAEARHEPNGKSVSSRDGVETRQGKKTDKSEPSAASREIFRAKELNALQSKTGNVLTTSKPGNSQMMTKVETTGTTERPPPKRPVPQDPQSSGLKELLFAELKFKLEKRNQSQVQGQPTDRSLASESLTYKASLTHAQGVSTGDMRASQVPRTHLEDRGISMEQQQEPWLPKQVLRRGQDKDFPPAAKTASPLGPKAEELGGGDAGLGTSQHRRKSFFTHNKALEETVGNKSSQTPSQKGQPPPESLFRKKMKHVLQWLRPGTKGKSQENSQEKGSPVSSAQSRGPVKRAALTGMTTAQKTMMVPGKFPEEKPGRWHATDVTCLQEPLPSPRKFGKTQRKAEVLARADPIQGHPSNYRAPTCKVTKKPCRQEVVFAGQSDPANIRRIRDEDGHHQKVVAFRNHLLDQWYPSSVPRREHVPHPSPTCRSQASQGPPATLTTAQGTVFRDLSLLCHQKMLLQHFQRGKLPAPK from the coding sequence atgacacccttagctgagtTTCACTCACCCTCACCAatgggtcactctatgccaccagagtcTTTTCCTTCCTTGGATTCCGAATTCCCAGTggaccattccccaccccaaccccttgcctttccccctctgccaccacatGGCACTCAGACAGTGGATCCttttctccaaccagaggccactttGTCTGTGCATACCTTCTCTCTTGACTCAACCCTTTCCCAAGATGTCAACCTCTTACCAAATGTGTCCCAGACAATGGATCCCACTGATTCATTGActtgtcatcacacaccaccaaCCCTGTCTGTTTCACCACCACGAGACAGtgctttaactgtgactcaatctgaTTCACTTTCCACCTTATTGAAGCCTGTGCtggagaactcatctccagatagccctggtgggttgtctaCTTGTGTCCCACCAATCAAAGGCACTGACCCTTCAAGCCTCTCGGTTTCAGAATTCTCCTCGTGGAAAGCTCATGCCAAAGACTTGTTCCCTTCCACTTTGGCACAATGTGATTTCAAACaagagtttcttgccctccacTCTTCAGGGGGCTTTTTGAGGGGAGACCCTGCCAACAACCTTGTGGAACCTGGTAACCTCCCATTTCTCAGCCCTGATGTCCTGGCACTCTTGGAGAGACAAGTCCAAAAGAGGACTGATTTTCTGATGAGGGGTTCTTTTCCAAAAGAACTTAGGCCAGACTACCAATTAAATTCTTCAGAGCAAATGTTGGAGTCAATTGCTGATAAGcatgactcagcattctccctgcCTTTATGGAACAGCAAAGGGAAACCAAAGGAGCTGCTTGTGCACcagcagcccccatatcctaagGCCTCAGAGGACCATTTACAACAAAAACATGtccagctcttctggggtctcccatctaTGCACAGTGAGTCCTTGGCCCCTGCTGACCATGTCTCAGGTGACTGTTCCTCTATCTTCATTTTCACTACAATATTTAATGCCTCCACAGCTGAAGAATCCCCAGTACTTTCCCATCCTCTACCTTTGTCCTTGCCTGAGATGCAGCCTCAagccttgcctcaaaccctgccccaatcccagcccctacctctcagtCAGGTCCAACCCCAGGCCCACCTTCAGTCCCCACTCCCcatcctaccatctggtcctctacctgAGACCCAGATCTCTGGAGTGTGTTTCCATAGACCCCAGAATGAATCAGAGTCTGTCATCTCATCTGAAATTGAACAACTGGAGTGGAATGTGTTGCAGAAGCAagaggaaagtttgtggggtttaCCCTCCGTGGTCCAAAGATCTAGGGAAGACTTTCGTCCTTCAGCTCCCAGTTCTCCTTACctccaggcctcccaggcccatgttTCAACCTCTATCTTTCCTggagagtttcctctcagtgatgagcttcGGGAGAAACTAGACCAccaccttcgaaagaggctcatccaacaccgctggggcctgccccgcaggatccaTGAGtctctgtcactgatgatgcctctaAGAGATTTTTCAGAGATTCCTGAGTCAGAGCACAATCATGGACACTCATGTGTCTCTCTGAACAAAAATCTAAATGGTGGACTCAGCCATCCTGGAAGCTTCTGTGAGAGGGGCTCAGAAATGCTTCAGCTAGAGAAGGATGTGGGGAAGGATCAGGGACATAGCtcagagaacggcccaaaagctgatctgttgagtgacccagagagctcttcagataatgATCTGGGCtgtgactctgagaaagacctaactAGTCACATGGCgagtctgtcagggaaaaattcaagggcctCAAGTGCgagtctagatcagaaacaatttaaaaatgtcctAGAAGTACAGTTGAGCAAGAACTTTGAGGAAATCAATGAGGGTCAGCTCCCTGGGACTGTGCGTAGTTCATGGCATGCTGTCAAGCAATCACTGCAGATTTCTGTGAAATCCCAcacccaaataacacagaggagtttgccaccATCAGTGGGTGGGGACTACTGCGTGAATACCTTCCAGGACCTTTCCTTCATTGATTTCAGTGCACGACAGACGCTGGAAGCCCATATTAGAAGCTTTCGTatgaggatgctgtggggccttccccgcagggtccttgaatccatagAGATCTTTAATTTGAAAGGTGCAGCATCCGAGTCCTTGTCCCATTCCTACCTTCTCTCCTCAGCCAACCTGATTTCTGAGGTGGACTCCAAATCTGGGGGCCTTGAGCCCCTTAGAGGGAGCTCTAAACCTGTTCATCAAGGCAAAGCAGGACCAACAAGTTCAGCTCCTGTCCTGGATCATTCTCACCCTGCCACCTCACCTATAGGCAGGGAAGGACAGGGGACCTttagacaatcaccctctggtatgaACCAAGAGCTTGCAGAGGATGTTCAGCGAATTAAGGGTGCCAGACAGACTCTTCTGCCTGTCACACACGGCGTCACAGGCAAAGCCAGTCAGAGACTTTCTCCCCTAGGGAACAGATACCCCCCaaagctgcctgcaaggcaagctgagGCCAGACATGAGCCAAACGGGAAGAGTGTGAGTTCCAGGGATGGAGTAGAAACAAGACAGGGCAAAAAGACAGATAAGTCTGAACCTTCAGCTGCATCCAGGGagatattcagggccaaggagctcaatgcTCTTCAGTCAAAAACTGGCAACGtcttgacaaccagcaagccaggaaacTCCCAAATGATGACTAAAGTAGAAACTACCGGGACCACTGAAAGGCCTCCACCAAAAAGACCAGTTCCCCAAGATCCTCAATCATCAGGCCTTAAAGAACTGCTGTTTGCTGAATTAAAGTttaaactagagaagaggaatcagagccaggtccaaggccaacccACTGATAGGTCCcttgcctcagagagcttgacttacaaggcgtcactgactcatgcccaggGTGTCTCCACTGGGGACATGAGAGCTTCCCAGGTACCGCGTACCCATTTGGAGGACAGAGGAATCAGcatggagcagcagcaggagccttGGCTCCCGAAGCAAGTCTTAAGGAGGGGCCAGGATAAGGATTTCCCACCAGCTGCGAAGACAGCGAGCCCTCTGGGCCCCAAGgcagaagagcttggtggaggggatgcagggttggggacatcccaacaTAGAAGGAAGAGCTTCTTTACTCACAACAAGGCATTAGAGGAGACGGTTGGGAACAAGTCTTCCCAGACCCCATCACAGAAGggacagcctcctcctgaaagccTCTTCAGGAAAAAGATGAAGCACGTTTTGCAATGGCTTCGTCCCGGGACAAAAGGCAAAAGCCAAGAAAAttcccaggaaaagggcagccccgTGTCATCGGCGCAGAGCAGGGGCCCAGTTAAGAGAGCTGCCCTTACTGGGATGACCACAGCTCAGAAGACCATGATGGTTCCTGGGAAGTTCCCAGAGGAGAAACCGGGGCGTTGGCATGCAACAGATGTCACCTGCcttcaagagccccttccttccccaaggaagttTGGGAAAACTCAGCGGAAGGCAGAAGTGCTGGCTCGGGCAGATCCCATCCAGGgacatccttccaactacagggctcccacCTGTAAAGTGACAAAAAAGCCCTGCCgccaagaagttgtctttgctggccagagtGATCCTGCAAATATTAGACGGATAAGAGATGAGGACGGACACCACCAGAAAGTTGTGGCCTTTAGGAACCATCTATTAGATCAGTGGTATCCCtcatctgtgccccgcagggaacatgtgccccatccaagcccCACCTGCAGGAGCCAAGCCAGCCAGGGCCCTCCagccactctcaccactgctcAAGGCACGGTGTTCAGAGACCTGTCTCTGCTATGTCACCAGAAAATGCTTCTCCAGCATTTCCAGAGAGGAAAGCTTCCTGCCCCCAAATAA